Below is a genomic region from Bacteroidales bacterium.
CTTAACTAAACGACATTGAAACGACATTGATAAATGTATTGAAATTTTGCTTGTATGTGAGATTTATTATGTTTGAAATGTATAGTTTATTTGTGCTTAGTTTTTCTGCAATTTTATTTACGGTAATATCATTGTTAAGAAATATTTTATCTTCTTCCATTAATTTTAACAGTCCTGTTGAAAGCGTGTGTCTTTGTTCAATTGTAATTAAAGAACTTTCAGATTTTAATTTTTGTTCGGTTTCATTTGTTTTAGAAATATTATCAATTATTGCTTCATGTTCAAACATTGTATCGGTTAACTTTTGCTCGGTCTCCATTAAAGCTAAGTTTTTGTGTACCAAGACTTTATATGCCTGGTTTTGTTTTTGTTTTTGAATAAAAATAATAATTAAAAATAAAAAGATTATAAAAAATCCTCCGCTTAGAATGTAAAGAAGATTTCTTTGTTTTGATATTCTTACCTTATTCAACCTTATTTTCTTATCTTTTTTTTCAGTTTCATAATTAATTTTCAACTGATTAATCATTCTTGTATTTTCTGTGTTGTAAATACTGTCTTTTAGTTCAGTATATTTTTTATAATAAAGAAGTGCATTTTTATGAATTCCTCTTTTTTCATATAATTCTGAAATTTTAAGAAAATCATCTTGTATATGGTCTAAAGAACCGACTTTTTTTGCATGTTTTATACTTTTAAAGAAATAAATTATTGATTTATCGTAATCAGACATTTTTTCAAATATTTCTCCAAGATTATTATAAACCTCAGCTAAGCCGAAATTATCACCGGATTTTATAAATATTTTTTCCGCGGCAAACAAATATAATGAAGCTTCTTTTGTGTTGCCCGTCAATAAATAAGTTTCTCCTATATTACTTTTACAATAAGCTGTTCCCGATTCATATTTAAGCTCTTCAAAATTATTTAAAGATTTAAAATAGTGATTAAAAGCATCTTCAAACTTTTTTTGTTTTTTATAAATGTCGCCTATATTATTTTGAAGTATTGCTATTCCTGTTTTATTTCCTGTTTTTTCATACAAATGCAGAGCATTTTGATAATATTCCAACGCATTTTCATATTCTTTTTCATTGGAATAAATTATGGCAATATTGTTTGCACTTGTTGCTTGTGCTTCAACATATCCTATTTTTTCAGCCAACATAAGCTCTTTTGTAAAGCATTCATGAGCTTTTGGGTAGTTAGATTGTTTGAAATATATCATTCCTAACTTCTCTGTTGTTTTTACAATTTCTAAAGTGTCATTAATTTCTTCAAAAATATTTAAAGATGAGTCCAGTAACGTTATTGCTTCCGAGAAATTTTCTTTAAAATAGTATATATATCCGAGAGAATAAAGGGACTTTGCCGTAAAAAAGTTGTTCTTTATCTTTTTTGAATATTTTAATGCACTTTGCGAATATTTTTTTGCAGAATCATTTTGAAAAGATGTATATGCTTCGGCAATTTTTATCAATGTATTTATATAAGCAGTATCATTTTTGTTTATTAATGATTGCTTTAAACTGTCAATATTATTGTTTTCTTGTGAGTAGGAAAACGTATAAATAACTGTAAATAATATGACTGTAGCTTTTTTCATAAAAAAGTCGGAAAAATAAACTGAACTTTAAAATTATGAAAAAACTGCAAGAAAACATAAAAACTACTTACTTTTTATAAATTTCTTTATAAATTTTCCGTATTCGGTATCAATAAGTAAAAAATAAGTGCCGGCAGGTATATTGTTGATATTAACGTGTATTCTGTTTTTGCCGGTATATATTTTTATATCAGTGAACCGATTAATAAGCCGTCCTTCAACTGAGTAAATCGAATAAGTAATGTTTGAAGTGTTTTTTGCCTGAATAAGAAAGTTTAATTCATTCCTTACCGGGTTGGGAAAAATATTTTTTATTGAAATCTTATCTGTTACAGGAGAAAGTTCGTTAATCTCGGTTGCTTCTCCGAAAGGTAAAATATTGAAATAAATTTCGGTATCTTCTCCGTCAAAATAAGGATAAAAAGCAATTACATTGTTTTTTGTTGCAATTATCTGAAAATATTCTCCTATTCCTACTGAAGATTCAAAGTTGCCGTCGTTATAATTAAATGCATCGTGGGAAACTTTATATTCCTCAAAAGTATTACCTCCGTCATAAGATAAAGCATAATAATAATCATTCATATAAACATCCGGAATTTCATAACCCCTGTTATCATGCCAGCCCATAACAAGAATTCCGTCAGGATTCACATATATTGTAGGTCGATGATGAAATCCGTAATCTCTCGGCAAATCAGTATTTACAATTTCGGGTGTTGACCATGTAGTGCCGTTATCATCGGAATAAGATAAAAGGACATCAACTTTTTTTATGTAATTTGCATCATTTGAGTTCCAACATACATAAATTCTATTTTCATAAGGGCTTGTGCTTGATGTATCTATTGCAATATATGAACTCGGATATAGCCTGTCATACATTCCGGTACTTGTTGGGTTGTCTTGTCCTACACCTTGAAAACGCGTAACATCAATGTCAGAAATAAAATGAGGTGTTGAATATGTTATACCGTTATCAACAGAAACAGAGTGCATCAGTTTTTCAAGAGGCGGTTCGGGAAAAGCCGGATAATAAGGATAAACAGCATGGGTGTTTCCTGTTTTATCAATTGCTAATGCCCCGAGTTGTGCCCAAACAGTTCCGGCAGGCGGAACTAAAACTTTATCTTCAAATAAAGTTGCACCGGAGGTTTTTTTTCTGATACCCCAAGTCTCAATGCCTGTATTGTAATTATCTGTTGTGTTAAATTCTGCAAGTGAACAATAAAGGTCGTTTGTTATCGGGTTTATTGCCATCCACTGTTTATCCGGAAAGTTTCCGGTGTTAATTCCTGTAATTCCCCCTGTAAGTTCATAGTTTAAAACACCGCTTGAAATAAAGTCATCTCCGTTTTCGGGTCTTATCCATGTTGCTCCTTTATCGGTTGACTTTGCATATGTTAAATAAACATCAACATATATTTCATCTGCCGAAATTACTCTTACAATTGTGTATATCCACGATATATAAATGTTGCCGAGGTTATCAAAAACAATAAAAGGATCTCCGCCTCCGCTTAATGCTTCATTAGCCTGAATGTTTCGCGGAATAAAATCAATATTTGCTTCATTCCATGTTTCTCCGAAATCAATTGTATAGAAAAGTTTGAAAATTAAAGGCATTGAAGAATTACCTGCATCAAGGTTCATCCAAGAAATTATAATATTACTTGTATCAACAGGATTTATTGCTGAATGAAGTTCTATGTCGGCAATATTATCATTGGTTAATTGTGTTGAATTTCCTTTAATTGAATTTGTTTGCTTCGCATAAATTAATTCCTTATTATTTAAAATATTATCAATTGTTTTTTGAGAAATATAAATCTTTTTATCAACAATATTATTAATATTCTTTTGAGACCGAACATTATTAAAAAAGAATAATTGAATTATCAGTAATAAACTAATTTTATGCTTCATAGTTTGCTTTATAAAACAAAACCTCCGACAGGATTTTAAATCTCTGCCGGGGTTTATTTATTTAATTATTAACAGTTATTAATATTTATTTCAAAATAATTTTTTCCGTTAAAACTTTGTTATTTTTAATAATATTAATAAAGTATAAACCTTTACTGTTGTTTGACAAATCAATTTCAAATAATCTATTTGGCTGTTTTGACGCATATATTTGTTTCCCTGAAATATCAAATATTGTTATTAACAAAGGTTCGTCAGAATTAACATTTAAAATCCCTGTTGTGGGGTTGGGGTATAGTTTGATGTTATTTTCAGTTAAATTCTCAATTCCTACGGTCATTGCAACATTAACCGGTAAGTTTGCCCCTGCAACCGTAAAAGATCCGGCATAATCAGAATATCCTGTTGCCGTAATATTATAATTATAGTTTCCGTCATATAAATTAATAGTTGCAATACCGCTTGCATTTGTGGTTATCGGAGATTCTCCCGTTACGGTAATTTCAGCACTGCTGACGGGGTTACTTCCTTCAGTAACCGTAAATGTAACAGTATAAGCAGAAAGCTCTGTCATTGTAACATCAACAGGCAGGTTTGCTCCGCTGACGTTGAATGAACTTGAATAATCGGCATAACCTGTTGCCGTAACATCAAAACTATAATTTCCGTCGTATAAATCAATAGTTGCAACACCGCTTGAATTTGTTGTTACGGGAGAATAGCCCGAAACTGTTACCTGTGCTCCGTTTATAGGATTTGTTCCGTCTGTAACGGTAAATGTAACAGTATATGCATTTCCGCAACCACCGCCGGCATTAATATAATTTATTTTTGTAACCGTAACCGGACTGTTACTGAAACTATTATTAGTTGCAATCATTTGTATTGAATAACAACCTGCCTGATAAAAAGTTATTTGAGGATCTTCGTCCGTATTGCTTGTAAAGTTTGTAAAGCCCCAATGAGTGCCGTTAACTCCGGGAGAAACAGCCCAAGTGTATGTTGTTCCGCCGGAGGCATCGGGAACAGTTGAATTTGTGAAGTTTACTGCTCCGCTTAAGTTTGGATTTGTATTATCAGCAGTAAAATCAGCAACTAATTGAGGAGCAGCAGAAATGTCCATATAATCTGTTTTTGTTGCAGATGCTGAATTAGGTGCAAAATTATTATTATTAGTTGTTAAAGTTACCGTATATAAGCCGGGAGTATTAAAGCTAACCTGCGGGTGTGCGGATGTAGCATCAGTTCCGCCTTCAAATGTTACTGTATTAGGCGAAAATTCCCATAAAAAAGTTGACCCTTGATTTAACGGCTCGGATAAATTTGTATATTGAAAAATATCATCGGTATTGCCGGTTTGTGAATTTACGGTAAAATCTGTTGTAATTTGGGTAAGGTTTTCTCTGTACCATTTTGCGTTATAAGATTGATCAGAATTTGTTGTATTATGTATGAAAGTCATAACAGGACCTTTAACACCTTCAACAAACCAAAAATACGAACTTTCATTAATAATTGTTTCGTCAAAGAGCATTCCGAAAGCATAAGTTTTTATAGAAAAACTCTCAGTTAAATGTACCCTTAGAGCATTAGCATAAACTTTATGAGGTAAAAATAATTTTCCGTAACCATCGCATTCAAAGTGATAATTTCCGTTGTCAACACTCAGGCTGTCAACACCGCTACCTTCAGTTGCATTACCGGAAGCAAAGTAAGATAAAGTCATGTTATCCAGGTAAGTAAAAGGATATGGATATTGGCTAAAAGATTGTGGTATCCAATTGTCAACTTCTTTATATATTAACCACATATCAATACTATTATTAGTATCATAAACATACCAACCTGAACGATTCCATTCTGTTCCGCCGTTATTATCAAAATAAAAGTATCCGTTTGTTTGACTATTTAGACGTTCTGCTAAATCTACACTCGGCATTTCTGTTGCATGTGGTAAACCCGCAGGGTCAATATACTCATAAGTTTCTGTTGTCCCGTCTTCTGTAAGTGCTGAGAAATCCCAAGTAATATTTTCTCCTGCCGATCCTACATCAAAAGTTTGATCAACGTCAAATAATTTTTGATATGTGATATTGTCTCCTAAAATATAAACATTATTATCTGTTATCGTAATTTGCGAATTTGCAACTACAACAAATAAACTTGCAAAAAAAAGTAAAGAAAGTTTTTTCATAATTAAATGATTTATTTTGTTAAAATTTGAAAAGTAAAGATAATTGCTTGTACGGTTAAAAGCAATATTTTGTTGTGTAAATTTCGAAATTTACACATGTAAGGGTTTGTATTATTCGGATAGTCAGGATTTTGTCGGTAGCGGTTAAATAAAACATTATCAAAAATGAATAATATAAAACCTTTTTGAAGTTGCAATTTTATTTTGTATCTTTGTAGAGTGTGTAGTCTTTATTAACTGAAATTTCAGATGTATGAAAAAATATATAATAATTGTACTTATATTAATTGCCGGAATTTCTTCTGAAAGTCAGGTTTTGTCGGTTTCAGACGGTGTTTCATTTAGTGTTCAGGGGTCTGTTACATTGACTCTTTCGGACGGAACTGATTTTATTAACGATTCACAAAACACAAGTTTAAACGGTAATATAGAATTTATAGGTTCGGGAGAGCAAATTATTTCGGGAACAGTTCCTTTAAATATTTCTAATATGTATATTGATAACAGTGGTTTGCTGTTAGAAAATGATGTTTTTGTTTCCTCTGAACTTAATATGCAAAACGGAATAATTAACTTACAGTCAAATAACTTAACCGTAGGGAATAGTGCCGTAATTTCAGGGAACTATTCCGATAATTGTATGGTTGTAAGTGATGCTTCCGGAGTTTTTATAAGAAATGTTTCCGGAAACGGGACTTATTTGTTTCCTGTCGGAGATATTTTCGGAACACCGGATTATAGTCCTGCTGAAGTTGATATGTTAAGCGGTAATTATACCGATGCGGATATAAGAGTTTCGGTTTTTAATGAAAAACATTCTCAAAACAACAGTACCGTAAATTATTTGAACAGATATTGGCAAGTTTCGGCAACCGGAATTACAAACCCCGATTTTGACATTACTTTAGATTATGTGCCGGGAGATGTTGCAGGTAATGAAGCCGAAATTTTCGGAGCACTTTACACAACCGACTGGTTATTGTTAAATCAAGTGTCAAACAGTCAAATAACTGCAAATATTAATAAATTTGGTGATTTTACGGGAGGAGAACAGTATGCCTTTTCGGGAATTAACGAACTTTTAAATAATGAAATTACTGTTGTCGGATTAGAAGACGGCTTCAGAATAAATTTAAAACACGGTATTGAAATTTTACAGATGAATGTTTTTAATGTTCTCGGACAAGAAGTTTATCAACAAAAAGAGGTTTCAACAAATA
It encodes:
- a CDS encoding tetratricopeptide repeat protein, producing the protein MKKATVILFTVIYTFSYSQENNNIDSLKQSLINKNDTAYINTLIKIAEAYTSFQNDSAKKYSQSALKYSKKIKNNFFTAKSLYSLGYIYYFKENFSEAITLLDSSLNIFEEINDTLEIVKTTEKLGMIYFKQSNYPKAHECFTKELMLAEKIGYVEAQATSANNIAIIYSNEKEYENALEYYQNALHLYEKTGNKTGIAILQNNIGDIYKKQKKFEDAFNHYFKSLNNFEELKYESGTAYCKSNIGETYLLTGNTKEASLYLFAAEKIFIKSGDNFGLAEVYNNLGEIFEKMSDYDKSIIYFFKSIKHAKKVGSLDHIQDDFLKISELYEKRGIHKNALLYYKKYTELKDSIYNTENTRMINQLKINYETEKKDKKIRLNKVRISKQRNLLYILSGGFFIIFLFLIIIFIQKQKQNQAYKVLVHKNLALMETEQKLTDTMFEHEAIIDNISKTNETEQKLKSESSLITIEQRHTLSTGLLKLMEEDKIFLNNDITVNKIAEKLSTNKLYISNIINLTYKQNFNTFINVVSMSFS
- a CDS encoding T9SS type A sorting domain-containing protein; this encodes MKHKISLLLIIQLFFFNNVRSQKNINNIVDKKIYISQKTIDNILNNKELIYAKQTNSIKGNSTQLTNDNIADIELHSAINPVDTSNIIISWMNLDAGNSSMPLIFKLFYTIDFGETWNEANIDFIPRNIQANEALSGGGDPFIVFDNLGNIYISWIYTIVRVISADEIYVDVYLTYAKSTDKGATWIRPENGDDFISSGVLNYELTGGITGINTGNFPDKQWMAINPITNDLYCSLAEFNTTDNYNTGIETWGIRKKTSGATLFEDKVLVPPAGTVWAQLGALAIDKTGNTHAVYPYYPAFPEPPLEKLMHSVSVDNGITYSTPHFISDIDVTRFQGVGQDNPTSTGMYDRLYPSSYIAIDTSSTSPYENRIYVCWNSNDANYIKKVDVLLSYSDDNGTTWSTPEIVNTDLPRDYGFHHRPTIYVNPDGILVMGWHDNRGYEIPDVYMNDYYYALSYDGGNTFEEYKVSHDAFNYNDGNFESSVGIGEYFQIIATKNNVIAFYPYFDGEDTEIYFNILPFGEATEINELSPVTDKISIKNIFPNPVRNELNFLIQAKNTSNITYSIYSVEGRLINRFTDIKIYTGKNRIHVNINNIPAGTYFLLIDTEYGKFIKKFIKSK
- a CDS encoding T9SS type A sorting domain-containing protein; this translates as MKKLSLLFFASLFVVVANSQITITDNNVYILGDNITYQKLFDVDQTFDVGSAGENITWDFSALTEDGTTETYEYIDPAGLPHATEMPSVDLAERLNSQTNGYFYFDNNGGTEWNRSGWYVYDTNNSIDMWLIYKEVDNWIPQSFSQYPYPFTYLDNMTLSYFASGNATEGSGVDSLSVDNGNYHFECDGYGKLFLPHKVYANALRVHLTESFSIKTYAFGMLFDETIINESSYFWFVEGVKGPVMTFIHNTTNSDQSYNAKWYRENLTQITTDFTVNSQTGNTDDIFQYTNLSEPLNQGSTFLWEFSPNTVTFEGGTDATSAHPQVSFNTPGLYTVTLTTNNNNFAPNSASATKTDYMDISAAPQLVADFTADNTNPNLSGAVNFTNSTVPDASGGTTYTWAVSPGVNGTHWGFTNFTSNTDEDPQITFYQAGCYSIQMIATNNSFSNSPVTVTKINYINAGGGCGNAYTVTFTVTDGTNPINGAQVTVSGYSPVTTNSSGVATIDLYDGNYSFDVTATGYADYSSSFNVSGANLPVDVTMTELSAYTVTFTVTEGSNPVSSAEITVTGESPITTNASGIATINLYDGNYNYNITATGYSDYAGSFTVAGANLPVNVAMTVGIENLTENNIKLYPNPTTGILNVNSDEPLLITIFDISGKQIYASKQPNRLFEIDLSNNSKGLYFINIIKNNKVLTEKIILK
- a CDS encoding T9SS type A sorting domain-containing protein; this encodes MKKYIIIVLILIAGISSESQVLSVSDGVSFSVQGSVTLTLSDGTDFINDSQNTSLNGNIEFIGSGEQIISGTVPLNISNMYIDNSGLLLENDVFVSSELNMQNGIINLQSNNLTVGNSAVISGNYSDNCMVVSDASGVFIRNVSGNGTYLFPVGDIFGTPDYSPAEVDMLSGNYTDADIRVSVFNEKHSQNNSTVNYLNRYWQVSATGITNPDFDITLDYVPGDVAGNEAEIFGALYTTDWLLLNQVSNSQITANINKFGDFTGGEQYAFSGINELLNNEITVVGLEDGFRINLKHGIEILQMNVFNVLGQEVYQQKEVSTNIVSFNRAVKTGIYFIRLLTNKGIVSKKVLIH